GTGCGGATGCTGCAGGTTCGCCGTTGTCTTGATCTCGGCCAGGAATCGCTCCGCCCCGATGACGGCCGCGAGTTCCGGGCGGAGCACCTTGATCGCGACCTTGCGATCGTGCTTCACGTCGTGCGCGAGGTAGACTGTGGCCATCCCACCCTGACCGAGCTCGCCCTCGATCGTATATCGGTCGGCCAGCGCCGCCCGCAGCGACTTATCGCTCATCGATTCGCCTTGTCCACTGCGTTCTTCATGGTAGCGACAAAGTTGGGGATGAATCGGAGGAATCGGGCATCGTTGACGTCGGTGCTCTGCACGTAAATGATGCCGCCATCCCAGGAGACGCGGTTTGACCAGCCCGGCGTGTCGAGGAAGCGGGGGTCGCTTCCCCAGCGCTCGGGTGAGCTGACCGTGCCATCCGCGCCGAGGCGCACCAGGTTCCATGTGGCGCCTGATCTGAAGAGCAGCTCGTTCGCCGACAGCCAGAGCGGTTCCACGCCACCCAGCGCGACGAGTTGCTGTCGCGGGCCGGGAGGATACGACGTCAGGTTCAGCTGTCCGGTGGGCTGCGATTGCCAGACCAGACGCTGTCCGTCCGGCGAGATCTGGACGAACACGGCACCGGGGATGAGCGAGTCGAACGCGGCTGGATGGCGGGTCAGGTCGATCCGGATGGCGGGGTACGGTTCGGTCGCGCCGCGCGCAAGGAGGTTCGAGTCGTCGTGGTAGTCGGTCGGTTCCGGCACCTGGTTCAGGCTTGCCGCACTCATCACCGTATCCGGTGGGTTGGCGGCATCGGGCGAGCCGCGGAGAATCGCAGCGCGAGTGCCGTTCCAGGTCCGCACGACAATATTGTCGCCCTTCGGGTCCCAGAACGGGCCGCCGATGTATTCGGCCCGGAGCCATGTCTGATGCTGCCCGGTTCGCAGGTCGTAGATACGAAGTTCATGACCCTGCGGCGTGATCACCACCGCTGCCAGCCGATGGCCATCGCGGGTGAGGTCGAATCGCTGAAAGTGCGCCTGTTCGATCGGCAAGACCTTGGGATCCTGGCCCGGTCGGAGCGCTACCATCCGCACGTCGGATACCGGCTTGCCGGGGACGAACGCCAGCAGTCCCTGCGGTGTCAGGTCCAACTGGCCGGAGCCCGCGGCGTCGGCCTTCACACCGCTCAGCAGCGAGACTGAACGCCCGATGAGGTCGGTGCGTGGGTCGTACGGCGCCGCCCGCACATCGCCGTCGACGCCGACATAGATGAGGTAGCGATCGTCCACGATTCGAAACGACTGACCGGTCACCACCGACGATCCGGGCGAGCCATCGGTATTCCTGGCGCGCAGAGAATGCGTCGTTCCCGTCGAGATCTCCTCGAACACTCCTTCGCCCTGGGAGCAAAGCAACCGTTTCTGCGACGCGATCCAGCGCCCGAAGTAGCAACGCGCCTTGAGCTTGACTGTCATCGATTTTTCGTCGCTGGCGCCCACCTCCGAATCGAGCCAGTGCAGCGTCACGCCGTCATTGGAGATCGCCAGGATCCGTGTAGGTGACACCCAGTCCAGCGTCGTCGGCGGCGCATCAGCCTGCAGCAACAGCTTCACGTCGCCGCCCTCGACCGGCATGACCAGGACGCGATTGGCGCTGACAAATGCCAGTCGCGTTCCGTCCGGCGAAATGCGCGGCGTCGTCCCGCCGGCGGTCCCGGCGATCGGGTGGGCGCTGGCGTCGATCAGCGAGCGGTACCAGAGTGTCGTGGAATCGCCGTGACGCACGGGGTAGACCGCGAAATCACCGTTACCGGCGACGGTGAGGTTCACGATTCCCGTACCGTATCCCGTCGAATTCAGATCTGGTGCGGAACTCATCGGCGCGCTGTCGGGGAGCGCGGCGTCGAACATCCTCGATGGGGCAGCGGGGGTTCGCCGCAGCGCCCATCCGGTGGTTCCTAGCAGTATCAGGCAGGCGGCGCCGAGTAGTGCGCTCAGGCGCGACGCTGTCGGCCGCTGGATCCGTGTCGGAGCACCGCGGAGCGGATGGGAAGCGTCGGATCGAAGTGCATCGGCATAATCGGACGCCGTCGCCCAGCGGTCGGCCGGGAGCTTCGCGAGTGCGCGCAGGACTGCGTGTTCCACGCCGCGGGGGACGGTGTCTCGCACCGTGGCGATCGGCGATGGACGATCGGTCAATACCTTGGCGACGATCGCCTGCACCGTGGGACCGCTGAACGGCGGCGCACCAGTGAGCATCTCATACGTCACGCAGCCGAGGGCATATACATCGGTGCGCGCATCGAGCTCACGCTCACCCATCGCCTGCTCCGGCGACATGTACTGCGGCGTGCCGAGCGACATCCCCGTCTCGGTCATCCGGGTGGCGCCGGTCTTCGACGCAGCGAGCGCGATGCCGAAGTCGGCCACCAACGCGTGACCACCGTGCAGCAGGATGTTCTCCGGTTTGATGTCGCGGTGGATCACGCCGTGTTGATGGGCATACTGCAGCGCCTCGGCAGTTTCAGTCGCGATCCGCACGGCATCGTCGATGGGCAGCTGCTTCTCGCGCGACAAACGATCACGCAGCGACTCGCCGTCGACGAACGGCATCACATAGAAGACGGTGCCGTTCACGGTGCCGGAGTCGAACAGCGACAGGATGTGCGGATGCTGCAGGTTCGCCGTCGTCTTGATCTCGGCCAGGAACCGCTCCGCACCGATCACCGCCGCGAGTTCGGGACGGAGCACCTTGATCGCGACCTTGCGGTCGTGCTTGATGTCGTGCGCGAGATAGACCGTCGCCATCCCGCCGGCGCCGAGTTCCCGCTCGACGGTGTAGCGGTCGGAGAGCGCTTCTCCCAGTGTAGTGAAGGGGTTCATTGCGCTCCGTCCACCACGAACAGCGACGACGAGTAACGCGTCTGCGTGTAGGTATGCACCAGCGGATTGTCGTTCAATCGCGGTTCGTAGCTCTGGCGCAGTTCCGATCCGGCGGGCGGCGTGATGTCGATCAGCCGGGAGCGCTTGCCGCTCTCGGGCGCGACGCGGTCAACTCGGAGCACCAGTGGATCGTAGCGAAAGACCCAGAGTTCCCGATTGTCGGGGCTCCAGCGAATCAGATGATCGCCGGGCGTCAGGCCGAGAATCGGTTGGCCCGGTCCGCCGCTGACGTCGAAGATCCTGAACGAATCGCCCACCTGTGCCGCGACGCGTTTGCCGTCGGACGACAGGATTCCCTGCGTCGTACCATTCGGGGTGACGGCGACTGCAACTCCGCCGGCGAGCGGCGCGGTGAAGCATTGCGGCTGCTGGCGGGGAAGGTTGCCGCAGAAGAAATACCGGCTGCCATCCGCGAAGATGTCGCCCGCCTGGTAAGTGATCGACTCGAACGGCCCCGGGTTGAGTGGTCGGGGAGTACCCGCGCCCGTCGGATAGAGGAGAAGGCGCGGCGGGCTCGTGGTGATCAGGCCAAGGATCCAGGCACCGTCGTGCGAGAACGCCAGCGGCGCACCCTGTCCCAGCCGAACCGGTGGTGAGCCATCCAGCTTCCGCAGCATCACTGCATAGTTCTCGCCGCCGGTGATCCCCTCGTCAGCGAACGCCAGCACCTTGCCATCGGCGCTGAGCACCGGTTCGTCGGAGAGATCGAGCCAGCTCACGTCCTTGTCGCTCGTATCGCTCGACCCGCGCGCGAAGACGACGTAACGGTCGCCGTCCTGCGTGATCAACCATTGGCCCGATCGAGCGACATCGTGTACCGTGATCCCGCCGGCGCTCGACAGGACGTGGCGCTCACGACTCTGATGATTCAATGCGTATACCGTCAGCGACGAATAGGAACCGGCGACGGCAAAGGTCGCGGAGTAGTACACCTCGCTGCCATCGGGTTGCCAGGCCATCCCTTCAACCGCCCAGTGGACCGGCGATTGCGCCAGGCGCTTTCCCTGGCGGTCGATGATCGTCACCGTGCCGCGATCGTCGTACGCGACCGGATGCTCGACGATGGCGATTTCGCGCCCCGACGGTGAGACGCGCGGATCCGACAGATAGCCGGTGGACTTGGCGATCACGGTTCCGATCGGATACTCCAGCTGATCGACTCCACCGACTCGACGAATCACCGCCATCGCAGTGCCGTCGGGCGACCAGTCGGCTTCCCGAACCTCGGCGAGCAATTCTCGCGGCGCGCCGCCGCTCATCGGCATCGTCGCGAGGGTTCCGGTGAAGAGCCGATGGCCGAGAAATTTCGCGTGGGTGAGCACCGCAAGCTCGCCGGTGGTTGAGATCGCCAGCAGGTGCGTCGAGTCCGGGCCGATCGGCTCGGCGTGGGCGTAGTCGGGGCGGATGACATATAGATGTGGTGTCGTCCCGGCCGCGCCGCCACGCGTCGCGCTGAAGACCAGCGTCTTGCCATCGGCGCCATAACGAGCCACCAGGATTGCCTCGTCCTGGAAGGTCTTCTGCGTGAAGGTCACGCCTCCGGTGCGGACCCCTGCACGCCGCGCAACGACGAGTGCCGTCGCGAGGAGGACGATCGCGGCCAGCGCGCTCCATGACCACGGGGACGTGATCCACGCATTCGCGCCGGTCATTGCGCTCTCGCGCCGTGTCTGCGAAGCGCGCGCGGTGGTGAATGCCGGATCGTTCAATGCCCGCGCGAACTCGCTCGCCGTTTCGAAGCGGTCTGCCGGAAGTTTCTCGAGCGACTTGCTGACCGCTGCTGCCACGTTGGGCGGGACATTCTTCCGGAGTTTCGTCACCGGTGCGGCATCTTCGGTCACGATCTTCATGACGATCTGCCGCGCCGAGGCGCCGGTGTGCGGTGGATTCCCCGTCAACATTTCGTAGAGCACGCTGCCAAGCGAATAGATGTCGCTTCTTCCGGTGATCTCCTTCTCGGCGGTCGCCTGCTCGGGGCTCATGTAATGGGGCGTTCCGAGGGAGAGACCGGTCTCGGTCATCCGGCCGCCTGCGGCGGCGCTCACGGCGAGGGCAATTCCGAAGTCGGCAACCATCGGACGGCCGTCGTGCAGAAGGATGTTCTCCGGCTTGACGTCGCGATGGATCACGCCGTGACGATGGGCGTAGTCGAGGGCGTCCGCCACTTCGGTGGTGATCTTCACTGACTCGTTGATGCCGAGCTGCGTTTCGCGATCGAGCTTGCTCCGCAGCGTCTCGCCTTCGATGTACGGCATGACATAGTAGAGGAAGGTCCCGGCGACCCCCGAATCGAACAGCGGGAGGATGTGGGGGTGCTGCAGTGCGGCGGTGGTCCTGATCTCCTGCACGAAACGGTCGGCGCCGAGGACCGCGGCGAGCTCGGGCTTCAGGACCTTGATCGCCACCTTGCGGTCGTGCTTGATGTCGTGCGCGAGATAGACCGTGGCCATTCCGCCCTGACCGAGCTCCCGCTCGATCGTATACCGGTCGGACAGGCTTGCCCTGAGCGCAGTCGAGGGGCCCGCCGGGTGCGGTGGTGTCATATCCGCCTGATGGAGTGGATGAGGAGCTGGAGACCCTAAATACTAGCGGTGAAATGACTTCGCGCCATTGGCGTGGCTACCTCGGCCGGGTCAGCAGCTACCCTTTCCGATCGCGGCGTTCTCCTGCGCGTTCACCGCCTGCCACCGCCCGGCGCGCTTGATGAACACGTCGGTGAAGACGGTCCGGGTTACTGCCCTGGCCGGGTCGGTGGCGCAGACCTCGCCGTTGACCACGGCGGCGTCGCCGTAGATGCGTACCACCATGTCGTGCAGCATATGTGTGGTACCCGCCGCCGGTGGATGGCGTACTGCCCAGGAGATCTGTGCCGCCTTGTCGAGGGTGACCCCTTGCGGGACCAGGTGGCGGAAATCGCTGGCCAGGATCCGGTCGAGCGTCGTCGAGTCGTGCGCCGCGAGCCAGCGCTGCTCCAGATCGAGCAGCGCGGTGCGATCGATTGAGGACTCCTGCGGAATTGATTGGGCGCGGGCCGGGGCGGAGGTGGTGGTTGCCAGCGCTAGCGTCACTGTGGCGGCAATCGCTCGACATCCAGCTCCGAATCGCAGCCTACAGGCGATCACATGGTCCGCCAGCGCGACCTCCTCCTATCTCAACCCTTTGCGCGGCAGACGACTGTCTGATAAATGCCGGCAGCGTCCTGAAAATCCTGTGGATGCCATTTGAAGAGATGCTGGCCAACGCGAAGCTTGACCTCTTTGCCGGCAAACATTTTGACAAGGAGGTCTGACGGGACCTCATAGGTCGACACCTCGGTCATCGTGTGACCCTTGAAGAGGCTGGTGTTCTGTTGACGCCCTTGAGCCAGCGCCGGCAGGCTGGACCTCACCGAATCATCGATCAGAATTGCCAGTGCTTCGGATTCCTGCAGCCGCGATTGGGCAGTGAGGTCCTTGGTGGTCACATTCAGGTCGCCCGACTGTACTTCCCATCGGTTTTCCAGGAACCATTGCGGTGACTTGGCAAGATCCTTCCCCTGAAAGCGGATTCCAAGCGTCAGCGTCCGATGCGTGTTGGCAACCATCGACGATGTGGTTTCCG
The sequence above is drawn from the Gemmatimonadales bacterium genome and encodes:
- a CDS encoding protein kinase translates to MNPFTTLGEALSDRYTVERELGAGGMATVYLAHDIKHDRKVAIKVLRPELAAVIGAERFLAEIKTTANLQHPHILSLFDSGTVNGTVFYVMPFVDGESLRDRLSREKQLPIDDAVRIATETAEALQYAHQHGVIHRDIKPENILLHGGHALVADFGIALAASKTGATRMTETGMSLGTPQYMSPEQAMGERELDARTDVYALGCVTYEMLTGAPPFSGPTVQAIVAKVLTDRPSPIATVRDTVPRGVEHAVLRALAKLPADRWATASDYADALRSDASHPLRGAPTRIQRPTASRLSALLGAACLILLGTTGWALRRTPAAPSRMFDAALPDSAPMSSAPDLNSTGYGTGIVNLTVAGNGDFAVYPVRHGDSTTLWYRSLIDASAHPIAGTAGGTTPRISPDGTRLAFVSANRVLVMPVEGGDVKLLLQADAPPTTLDWVSPTRILAISNDGVTLHWLDSEVGASDEKSMTVKLKARCYFGRWIASQKRLLCSQGEGVFEEISTGTTHSLRARNTDGSPGSSVVTGQSFRIVDDRYLIYVGVDGDVRAAPYDPRTDLIGRSVSLLSGVKADAAGSGQLDLTPQGLLAFVPGKPVSDVRMVALRPGQDPKVLPIEQAHFQRFDLTRDGHRLAAVVITPQGHELRIYDLRTGQHQTWLRAEYIGGPFWDPKGDNIVVRTWNGTRAAILRGSPDAANPPDTVMSAASLNQVPEPTDYHDDSNLLARGATEPYPAIRIDLTRHPAAFDSLIPGAVFVQISPDGQRLVWQSQPTGQLNLTSYPPGPRQQLVALGGVEPLWLSANELLFRSGATWNLVRLGADGTVSSPERWGSDPRFLDTPGWSNRVSWDGGIIYVQSTDVNDARFLRFIPNFVATMKNAVDKANR
- a CDS encoding protein kinase; amino-acid sequence: MTPPHPAGPSTALRASLSDRYTIERELGQGGMATVYLAHDIKHDRKVAIKVLKPELAAVLGADRFVQEIRTTAALQHPHILPLFDSGVAGTFLYYVMPYIEGETLRSKLDRETQLGINESVKITTEVADALDYAHRHGVIHRDVKPENILLHDGRPMVADFGIALAVSAAAGGRMTETGLSLGTPHYMSPEQATAEKEITGRSDIYSLGSVLYEMLTGNPPHTGASARQIVMKIVTEDAAPVTKLRKNVPPNVAAAVSKSLEKLPADRFETASEFARALNDPAFTTARASQTRRESAMTGANAWITSPWSWSALAAIVLLATALVVARRAGVRTGGVTFTQKTFQDEAILVARYGADGKTLVFSATRGGAAGTTPHLYVIRPDYAHAEPIGPDSTHLLAISTTGELAVLTHAKFLGHRLFTGTLATMPMSGGAPRELLAEVREADWSPDGTAMAVIRRVGGVDQLEYPIGTVIAKSTGYLSDPRVSPSGREIAIVEHPVAYDDRGTVTIIDRQGKRLAQSPVHWAVEGMAWQPDGSEVYYSATFAVAGSYSSLTVYALNHQSRERHVLSSAGGITVHDVARSGQWLITQDGDRYVVFARGSSDTSDKDVSWLDLSDEPVLSADGKVLAFADEGITGGENYAVMLRKLDGSPPVRLGQGAPLAFSHDGAWILGLITTSPPRLLLYPTGAGTPRPLNPGPFESITYQAGDIFADGSRYFFCGNLPRQQPQCFTAPLAGGVAVAVTPNGTTQGILSSDGKRVAAQVGDSFRIFDVSGGPGQPILGLTPGDHLIRWSPDNRELWVFRYDPLVLRVDRVAPESGKRSRLIDITPPAGSELRQSYEPRLNDNPLVHTYTQTRYSSSLFVVDGAQ
- a CDS encoding nuclear transport factor 2 family protein; this translates as MTLALATTTSAPARAQSIPQESSIDRTALLDLEQRWLAAHDSTTLDRILASDFRHLVPQGVTLDKAAQISWAVRHPPAAGTTHMLHDMVVRIYGDAAVVNGEVCATDPARAVTRTVFTDVFIKRAGRWQAVNAQENAAIGKGSC